The window ACACCCGGTATCGGACAAAACTTCTCACGGATCTGTGAAAATGTGGATGTCATATCCTCCATGATCTATCCGTCCCATTGGGGCCCGGGATACTTCCACATCCCCAAACCGGATCTGGAACCGTACCGGTTGGTGGACGAATACGCCAAAGCGGAAAGCGAAAAACTCGGCGCTTTGAAAAATAAGGTCATCTCCCGCCCGTGGATTCAGGACTTTACCGCAAGCTGGCTTGGCGGAGGCAATTACAAGCGCTATGGCAAGGCGGAAGTGGAAGCGCAAATTCAAGCGTTGAAAGCAAACGGCATCAACGAATTCCTGCTCTGGAACGCCGGAAACTCCTACACGAACGGAGTCGATTACACCCCATGACGAGATTCATCCCGCTGATTCTGACAGGTTCGCTGCTGCTTGCCGGATGCTCCGGCCAATCGGTCAGTACTGCCCCGGTATCCCAGCCCCATCCGGCTGATGTGGAAATGCAGGCATTGAACGACATTTTGCAGCGGGAATAATCCATATAGACAGGACATGCATGGGTGTGTATACTTATACATTATTTATGCATATTCATTTGGGAAGTGATGGGCATGCAGTTTCGGAAAGCGGTAATGGCAGATACGGAAGCCATTTATCAACTGATTCAAACCAATGCGGACCAGGGGTTGCTTTTGCCTCGTCCACGCATTTCCATATACGAGAACCTTCAATCGATGACCGTGATTGAAGATGACGGGCGGATTGTGGGGGTCGGCGGCCTGCACATTCTCTGGCAGGATCTGTCAGAGATCCGGTCGCTTGCCATTGCATCCGACAAAAAAGGCTTGGGGCTTGGCAAGGAACTGGTCACACTCTTGGTGAAGGAGTCGCTGCAGCTTGGAATCCCCCGGATCCTGTCCCTGACCTACCAGGTTGATTTTTTCGCCAAATGCGGTTTCCGAATCGTGCAGAAAGAAAACCTCCCGCACAAAGTGTGGAAGGACTGCATGAACTGCACCAAATTCCCCACTTGCGACGAAACGGCCATGTTGTATGAATATTTGCCATAACTTTTTGAAGAAAAGATGCCTGCTAATTATTCAACAAGCTCTACCTTGTTAAAATAAAAAAAATGAGGAATCCTATGATAATGAAAATGATTGTCGGTAAGCATCCCAATTGGCTCAATGGTCTTAAATCACCGACCTCAGCCCGATCAAACGAGTCTTTTAAATTTGAAAATGGATTTTTTTCATATTCGTGTTTTTTCTTCTTGTCATTCTTATTATTCACAGAAATACCCCTTCAGGAATTTTTTAAAGACAATTTTGTCATGCATCATAAGCCGGTTCTTACCAAAAGAACCAATTATTAGGAAAATACACTGTAA of the Effusibacillus lacus genome contains:
- a CDS encoding N-acetyltransferase — translated: MQFRKAVMADTEAIYQLIQTNADQGLLLPRPRISIYENLQSMTVIEDDGRIVGVGGLHILWQDLSEIRSLAIASDKKGLGLGKELVTLLVKESLQLGIPRILSLTYQVDFFAKCGFRIVQKENLPHKVWKDCMNCTKFPTCDETAMLYEYLP
- a CDS encoding DUF6366 family protein; this encodes MNNKNDKKKKHEYEKNPFSNLKDSFDRAEVGDLRPLSQLGCLPTIIFIIIGFLIFFILTR